The following are from one region of the Methanospirillum hungatei genome:
- a CDS encoding ABC transporter permease produces MRTYIFIRLLQTIPVLLGITFIAFILMYLSPGDPAEITLRAIMNTDKPPDEAVRELQAEMNLDKPWYIQYTSWLSRALSGDLGYSYQTRRSTVEEISRAFPVTFLLSTIAMAFSCLIAVPIGILAGIKQNGVIDHLSRGISILGLSIPDFFLGIIGILFFSIYLHILPVAGYKGPEYLIIPAFALSASLFAITLRLMRTSMAEVLEEEYIRTAVAKGLSKPVIIRRHAIKNAIIPVITYMGTQYGWLFGGAMIIESLFALPGLGRLFVDAASTRDIMVMQGCVLVFALIFVIINLCIDFSYYFLDPRVREDNAL; encoded by the coding sequence ATGCGAACATATATTTTCATCAGGCTTCTCCAGACGATACCGGTTCTTCTGGGGATTACATTCATTGCATTCATCCTGATGTATCTCTCTCCGGGTGATCCTGCAGAAATTACGCTTCGTGCAATTATGAATACTGATAAACCTCCGGATGAAGCAGTCAGGGAACTTCAGGCTGAAATGAATCTTGACAAGCCCTGGTATATCCAGTATACGAGTTGGTTATCACGGGCATTATCAGGTGATTTAGGATATTCATACCAAACACGAAGGTCAACGGTAGAAGAGATATCACGAGCGTTTCCAGTTACATTTTTACTCTCAACCATAGCAATGGCTTTTTCATGCCTGATTGCAGTTCCTATAGGAATTCTCGCAGGCATCAAACAGAATGGAGTAATTGATCACCTGTCACGAGGGATATCAATCCTTGGCCTTTCTATTCCGGATTTTTTCCTGGGGATTATCGGCATTTTGTTCTTCTCAATTTACCTGCATATCCTCCCGGTTGCCGGATATAAAGGGCCTGAGTATCTGATCATCCCGGCTTTTGCATTATCTGCATCACTGTTTGCTATTACTCTCAGACTTATGAGGACAAGTATGGCAGAAGTCCTGGAAGAGGAATATATCAGAACCGCTGTTGCAAAAGGACTTTCAAAACCGGTTATCATCCGAAGACATGCGATAAAGAATGCAATTATCCCGGTCATTACCTATATGGGAACCCAGTATGGGTGGCTGTTTGGAGGTGCTATGATCATTGAATCACTATTTGCTCTTCCCGGTCTTGGAAGGCTGTTTGTAGATGCTGCATCTACCCGGGATATTATGGTGATGCAGGGGTGTGTTCTTGTTTTTGCCTTGATTTTTGTTATCATCAATTTGTGCATAGACTTTTCGTATTATTTCCTGGATCCGAGGGTTCGTGAAGATAATGCATTATAA
- a CDS encoding ABC transporter permease, which yields MHYNISIVHPFFEWIQEYTVKIRKKPLLVAGFVILILMCLIALTAPVIAPHDPNKQSLKDRFMEPCPEYPLGTDQFGRCVLSRVIYGSQTSLSIALVSTVIVVAIGVLMGLYSGYYRRLDGILMRFTDLMLAFPSMVITLALVGIMGPSVFSIILALTIPGWAKYARVVRATTLTIKNRGFVEGSRALGASNTHILYRHILPNSLAPIMEIATLGLGGKIISIAGLGFLGLGIQPPTPEWGTIMNQGLPLLSKAPLIALSAGVMVMIFVLATNLIGSEIREVMDPKSDSVIL from the coding sequence ATGCATTATAATATCAGTATAGTCCATCCTTTCTTTGAATGGATACAGGAATATACTGTAAAAATCAGGAAAAAACCTCTGTTAGTTGCAGGATTTGTTATCCTTATCCTCATGTGCCTTATTGCACTAACTGCTCCGGTTATTGCTCCTCACGATCCCAATAAGCAATCTTTGAAGGACCGGTTTATGGAACCATGTCCGGAATATCCTCTCGGGACTGATCAATTTGGAAGGTGCGTCTTAAGCCGGGTTATCTATGGATCCCAGACTTCTCTTTCAATTGCTCTTGTATCAACGGTCATTGTTGTTGCAATTGGTGTATTAATGGGTCTTTATTCAGGTTATTATCGAAGACTTGATGGAATATTAATGCGGTTTACTGATCTCATGCTCGCCTTTCCCAGCATGGTAATAACGCTTGCACTTGTTGGGATTATGGGACCGAGTGTTTTTTCGATTATTCTTGCACTGACTATTCCGGGATGGGCAAAATATGCCCGTGTTGTAAGGGCAACTACTCTGACCATAAAAAACAGAGGATTTGTTGAGGGATCCAGGGCTCTTGGTGCAAGTAATACCCATATTTTGTACAGGCATATTCTTCCAAACTCCCTGGCACCGATTATGGAGATTGCAACCCTCGGATTAGGGGGGAAAATCATTTCTATTGCAGGTCTTGGTTTTTTAGGCCTTGGTATCCAGCCGCCTACTCCGGAATGGGGGACTATCATGAACCAGGGACTTCCACTTCTGTCAAAAGCTCCTCTCATCGCATTGTCTGCAGGAGTGATGGTCATGATCTTTGTCCTTGCAACAAATCTGATTGGAAGTGAAATCCGGGAGGTAATGGATCCGAAATCTGATTCGGTAATATTGTGA
- the nikR gene encoding nickel-responsive transcriptional regulator NikR has protein sequence MSQMYADTDLDDLQENDLSRIGVSLPSNLLNEFDKILNTRGYSSRSEGIRDAIRTYIRYHKWMAEVTGMRQGVITLVYDHHQRGLVAAITDIEHEFMGLIQASLHSHVSHTRCVEVLLVKGEAQDVKTVAERLMAQKGVETVKLTTIPLEG, from the coding sequence ATGTCTCAAATGTATGCAGATACCGATCTTGATGATCTCCAGGAAAACGACCTATCACGTATTGGTGTGTCACTTCCATCAAATTTATTAAACGAATTTGACAAAATTCTGAATACTCGTGGGTATTCATCTCGTTCAGAAGGAATCAGGGATGCTATCCGAACATACATACGATATCACAAATGGATGGCTGAAGTTACCGGTATGCGTCAGGGTGTTATTACCCTGGTCTATGATCACCATCAACGAGGCCTTGTAGCGGCGATTACTGATATTGAACATGAATTTATGGGATTGATCCAGGCATCTCTTCATTCACATGTATCACATACACGGTGTGTGGAAGTCCTGTTGGTGAAAGGAGAGGCACAGGATGTAAAAACAGTTGCTGAAAGATTAATGGCACAAAAAGGTGTTGAGACCGTAAAATTGACAACTATTCCTCTAGAGGGGTAA
- a CDS encoding class I SAM-dependent methyltransferase, whose translation MDNCAQIQDQVKNNIRMYWNERSKTFDQDVGHGADEYECRLWKKHLSDIIGEKPKNILDVGTGTGMIAINLAELGHTVTGIDLCEEMLELAKEKAKTRDLPIRFLQGDAENPEFSDQMFDVVICRHLLWTLPHPDKAILEWSRVCRPGGIIIAIDGHLTPRNCFGHSDDMDESSMDERQKLWKQMYSPEITKHLPFGKDLTMDFLASFFTTNGLSEVMHRYIPDISEYQKQVLRDKKENGEHCEVNIIWGTVR comes from the coding sequence ATGGACAATTGTGCACAAATTCAGGATCAGGTAAAGAATAACATTCGAATGTATTGGAATGAACGGAGCAAAACATTTGACCAGGACGTTGGTCATGGTGCTGATGAGTATGAATGCCGGTTATGGAAAAAACACCTTTCTGATATCATTGGGGAGAAACCAAAAAATATTTTGGATGTCGGCACCGGAACCGGCATGATAGCAATTAACCTTGCAGAACTTGGACACACCGTAACCGGAATTGACCTGTGTGAGGAGATGCTTGAATTAGCGAAAGAAAAAGCAAAAACAAGAGATCTTCCAATCAGGTTTCTTCAGGGAGATGCAGAAAATCCTGAATTTTCAGACCAGATGTTTGATGTGGTAATCTGTCGTCATCTTCTCTGGACTCTTCCCCATCCAGACAAAGCTATCCTGGAATGGTCAAGGGTTTGTCGGCCGGGTGGTATAATTATTGCAATCGATGGTCATCTGACCCCGAGGAATTGTTTTGGTCATAGTGATGATATGGATGAATCATCTATGGATGAACGGCAAAAACTTTGGAAACAGATGTATTCTCCGGAAATTACAAAACATTTGCCCTTTGGAAAAGATCTCACCATGGATTTCCTGGCATCATTTTTTACCACCAATGGATTATCCGAAGTTATGCACCGTTATATCCCTGATATCTCTGAATACCAGAAACAGGTTCTCCGCGATAAAAAAGAGAATGGTGAACATTGCGAAGTGAATATTATCTGGGGAACGGTAAGGTAA
- a CDS encoding ABC transporter substrate-binding protein — MGSVFADDVQIGEPFTVQIMGNANLDQVVDQQDIVFIQEIIGGTKEKTKLADANNDGIIDQADIEQINKIISGTEDTIFYVNLNDEVESVKHPLNNIIVVYDNTAEIIRILGAQDKVVGVDSMILEKSKYFPELSQLPSIGERKDCNVEKILELDPDAVFIHAKSESGCPDLEEKLKDKGIDVVRLGTWESHTAVPSLMLMAYMLDKVDRAKQYVTYQEKYLNTIKERVAQIPEEKRLRVFIDRPGDTTTSKGSGYSESVEFAGGKNIAKNLAGGFQSVLPAVDSEWVVKENPEVIIGLSWDGGHETDDIDVLKKRYDEVVAKPGFSSIDAVKNNRVYITPYINVLGPGYHIGLVQFAKWLYPEQFGDLDVKIVQDEYMTNWQNLYFDLNNHGVFGYPVST, encoded by the coding sequence ATGGGGTCTGTTTTTGCAGATGATGTTCAGATAGGTGAACCGTTTACTGTTCAAATTATGGGTAATGCTAATCTGGACCAGGTTGTTGATCAGCAGGATATTGTATTCATCCAGGAGATTATTGGAGGAACAAAAGAAAAAACAAAACTTGCTGATGCAAATAATGATGGTATTATTGATCAGGCGGATATTGAACAGATTAACAAGATTATTTCCGGAACAGAGGATACTATCTTCTATGTCAATTTAAATGATGAAGTTGAATCCGTGAAACACCCGCTCAATAACATCATTGTCGTCTATGATAACACCGCTGAAATCATCCGGATTCTCGGAGCCCAGGATAAAGTCGTTGGTGTTGACAGCATGATCCTTGAAAAATCCAAGTACTTCCCTGAATTGAGTCAGTTACCCTCAATCGGGGAACGAAAAGATTGCAATGTGGAAAAAATCCTGGAACTCGATCCGGATGCTGTATTTATTCATGCAAAAAGTGAAAGTGGCTGCCCTGATCTTGAAGAAAAATTAAAAGATAAGGGGATTGATGTAGTTCGTCTTGGTACCTGGGAATCACACACGGCTGTCCCCTCATTAATGCTCATGGCATATATGCTTGACAAAGTAGACCGGGCAAAGCAATACGTCACGTACCAGGAAAAATACCTGAACACGATAAAAGAAAGGGTTGCCCAGATTCCTGAAGAAAAACGACTTCGTGTGTTCATAGATCGTCCTGGTGATACCACAACGTCGAAAGGAAGCGGATATTCTGAATCAGTGGAGTTTGCAGGTGGCAAAAACATTGCAAAAAATCTGGCAGGTGGATTTCAGAGTGTTCTTCCAGCAGTTGATAGCGAATGGGTTGTAAAAGAAAACCCTGAGGTCATTATCGGATTATCCTGGGACGGAGGCCATGAAACTGATGATATCGATGTTCTGAAGAAACGGTATGATGAAGTTGTTGCAAAGCCTGGATTCAGCTCAATTGATGCTGTGAAAAACAATCGGGTATACATTACTCCATATATCAATGTTCTTGGTCCAGGATACCATATCGGACTTGTTCAATTTGCAAAGTGGTTATATCCGGAGCAATTTGGGGATCTGGATGTGAAGATTGTACAGGATGAATATATGACAAACTGGCAGAATCTCTACTTTGATCTGAATAATCATGGAGTGTTTGGATATCCGGTTTCCACGTAA
- a CDS encoding FecCD family ABC transporter permease has product MKSIAHLHKTDKTNSPVASDIRNQFLQKLVKRSYFILGSLFIIIFLVGYAAVLGSANLSILEVYQTIFAKFVPGFESTSSLYNAIIWEIRLPRIVMAIMAGAALALTGAVMQGVLQNPLAEPFTLGISSAAASGAAIAIVTGAGIIGGHYLIIGNAFVFAMGATIVVYLLAQYRGMTPESMILAGIAIMFFLNAITSIVQYIGTPDQVEAVVFWMMGNLGKSTWTTIASTSILFMVVVPILIYKANDINIIGSGDETAKSLGINVERSRIICMILSGLITAGYTAFIGIIGFVGLIAPHVTRMIIGGDNRYVIPGSALVGSIILLGADTLGRTIVSPVILPVGVMTAVLGVPFFLFLFLKGKKKMW; this is encoded by the coding sequence ATGAAATCAATAGCTCATCTACACAAAACAGATAAAACAAATTCTCCTGTTGCATCTGATATCAGGAATCAATTTCTACAAAAATTAGTAAAACGCAGTTATTTTATTTTAGGTTCTCTCTTTATCATCATCTTCCTGGTTGGATATGCCGCAGTGCTTGGATCAGCAAATTTATCGATATTGGAGGTTTATCAGACAATTTTTGCAAAATTTGTTCCGGGATTTGAATCCACAAGTTCTCTGTATAATGCCATTATTTGGGAAATCAGACTCCCACGTATTGTAATGGCAATTATGGCCGGAGCAGCTCTTGCCCTTACTGGAGCAGTGATGCAGGGAGTGCTTCAGAATCCTCTCGCTGAACCTTTCACACTTGGTATTTCTTCAGCTGCAGCAAGCGGGGCAGCAATTGCAATTGTCACCGGAGCAGGAATTATTGGTGGACATTACCTGATTATCGGGAATGCATTTGTTTTTGCAATGGGTGCCACAATTGTGGTATATCTACTCGCTCAATACCGGGGAATGACACCGGAATCGATGATTCTAGCCGGAATAGCCATCATGTTTTTTCTGAACGCAATTACATCAATTGTTCAGTATATTGGAACTCCGGACCAGGTTGAAGCAGTTGTATTCTGGATGATGGGAAATTTAGGAAAATCAACCTGGACGACGATAGCTTCGACATCAATCCTGTTTATGGTCGTAGTGCCGATTCTCATCTACAAGGCAAATGACATCAATATCATCGGATCAGGAGATGAGACGGCAAAGAGTCTTGGGATCAATGTTGAACGTTCAAGAATCATCTGCATGATTTTATCAGGTCTTATTACCGCAGGATATACTGCATTTATCGGAATAATCGGTTTTGTAGGGCTTATTGCTCCGCATGTCACACGGATGATCATCGGAGGAGATAATCGGTATGTGATACCCGGCTCAGCTCTTGTTGGATCAATTATCCTGCTCGGTGCTGATACTCTTGGAAGGACAATTGTTTCTCCGGTAATTCTTCCTGTCGGAGTTATGACTGCAGTTCTTGGTGTCCCGTTTTTCCTCTTTCTTTTCTTAAAAGGCAAAAAGAAGATGTGGTAA
- a CDS encoding ABC transporter substrate-binding protein, translating into MKTKILLLLLMISAVICCTSGEEVIIGEPIVVQIMGNANMDQYVDDQDIAFIQDLISGSKEKTKLADANNDGSIDQEDITQIEKILDRTATEIYYLDANEEVSKVRHPLNTAIVVYDNAGEIIRILGAQDKIIGTDNMIVALPTYFPEFSKLPSIGNRKDMNVEAVLDIGPEAVIVPKLSNIGPEFKEKITNNGIDYVMLRMWESHTAVPSLMTLGYILDETENANRYITYQEKILNEIKSRVATIPEEKRKRVFMDRPGDTTVAKGSGYSEAIEFVGGINIAKDISKDTGTQLPEVDAEWVVKENPDVIIGLSWEGGYETDDINTLKKRYDEIIAKPGFSSMDAVKNNQVWVTTYIDLLGPGYHIGLVKLAKMLYPELFADMDVKQLQNEYLTNWQHINYDLDNHGVFQYPKN; encoded by the coding sequence ATGAAAACAAAGATTCTCTTGTTATTGCTAATGATTTCGGCTGTTATTTGTTGTACATCCGGAGAAGAGGTCATCATTGGTGAACCAATTGTTGTGCAGATCATGGGTAATGCAAATATGGACCAATATGTAGATGATCAGGATATTGCTTTCATCCAGGATTTAATCTCGGGTTCAAAAGAGAAAACAAAACTTGCTGATGCTAACAACGATGGTTCGATAGATCAGGAGGACATTACACAAATTGAAAAGATACTAGACCGGACTGCAACAGAAATCTATTATCTTGATGCGAATGAAGAGGTGTCTAAAGTCCGTCACCCTTTGAATACGGCCATCGTTGTCTATGATAATGCAGGAGAAATTATCAGAATTTTAGGGGCACAGGATAAAATTATTGGAACCGATAATATGATCGTTGCTCTTCCGACATATTTTCCCGAGTTTAGCAAACTTCCATCAATTGGGAATAGGAAGGATATGAATGTTGAAGCGGTGCTTGATATAGGTCCTGAAGCAGTAATTGTCCCAAAATTGTCCAATATTGGTCCGGAATTTAAGGAAAAGATAACAAATAATGGAATAGACTATGTGATGCTCCGGATGTGGGAGTCACATACGGCAGTTCCGTCTTTGATGACATTAGGATATATTCTTGATGAGACGGAAAATGCCAACCGTTACATCACATACCAGGAAAAAATACTAAACGAGATTAAATCCCGTGTTGCCACTATTCCTGAAGAAAAACGAAAACGGGTCTTTATGGATCGGCCTGGTGATACGACGGTTGCAAAAGGAAGCGGGTATTCAGAAGCTATTGAATTTGTTGGTGGAATAAATATCGCGAAAGACATTTCAAAAGATACCGGTACTCAGCTTCCGGAGGTTGATGCTGAATGGGTTGTAAAGGAAAACCCGGATGTTATCATTGGCCTTTCATGGGAAGGTGGGTATGAAACAGATGATATCAATACCCTGAAAAAGAGATATGACGAAATCATCGCAAAACCTGGGTTTAGTTCAATGGATGCAGTAAAAAACAACCAGGTCTGGGTAACAACGTATATTGATCTACTTGGTCCCGGGTATCACATCGGACTTGTAAAACTGGCAAAAATGTTATATCCGGAGCTCTTTGCCGATATGGATGTTAAACAATTACAGAATGAGTATCTGACGAACTGGCAGCATATTAACTATGATCTGGATAATCATGGAGTGTTCCAGTATCCTAAAAATTAA
- a CDS encoding class I SAM-dependent methyltransferase, translated as MVPIVEEIKLKQEVKDYWDYNSRLYEQCKLGSDDECAQWKSDFREMLGYEKMQILDIGTGTGFIGILLAEMGHDVTGLDFSQKMMDFAREKVARKNINYEFVTGDAENPEFGDNTFDVSVCRYLLWTLPNPEKAISEWVRITKPGGKICIIDGNWENTGLKRKIGGRMLKIYRFACLNASFNGKSYSKELNNALPNHSGVSKENLTTYLTKCGLENIRIKDLNHIRDIQSKNLPWFLKFSFHHDTYAVYGTVKKQN; from the coding sequence ATGGTGCCAATTGTAGAAGAAATAAAATTAAAACAAGAAGTTAAGGATTACTGGGATTATAACAGCAGACTCTATGAACAGTGTAAACTTGGTTCTGATGATGAATGTGCGCAATGGAAGTCAGATTTCCGGGAAATGTTGGGATACGAAAAGATGCAGATTCTTGATATTGGAACCGGAACAGGTTTTATTGGTATCCTTCTTGCAGAAATGGGGCATGATGTGACTGGTCTAGATTTCAGTCAGAAGATGATGGATTTTGCACGGGAGAAAGTTGCCAGGAAAAATATCAATTATGAATTTGTCACTGGAGATGCAGAAAACCCGGAATTTGGAGATAATACTTTTGATGTCTCAGTTTGCAGATATCTTCTCTGGACTCTTCCAAATCCTGAAAAAGCGATATCTGAATGGGTGAGAATTACAAAACCGGGGGGGAAAATCTGTATAATTGATGGAAACTGGGAAAATACAGGATTAAAAAGGAAAATCGGTGGGAGAATGTTAAAAATATACAGGTTCGCCTGCCTGAATGCCAGTTTTAATGGAAAATCATATTCTAAGGAACTGAATAATGCACTCCCAAATCATTCGGGCGTAAGTAAAGAGAATCTCACTACATATCTCACGAAATGTGGCCTGGAAAATATTCGGATAAAGGATCTTAATCATATCAGAGATATTCAGTCAAAAAATCTTCCTTGGTTCCTCAAATTCTCATTTCACCATGACACATATGCAGTATATGGTACGGTGAAAAAACAAAACTAA
- a CDS encoding ABC transporter substrate-binding protein: MHRKMSLLLCSCLFCLILVFSPVLAEKTEVSLTDILGREVKVDVPVDNMALQWSASGGPFFTLFAIEGKDAASKIAAIDRENLKENRYDIWEAFSTAVPELTSLPNIESGKDLNPETLIALHPSVVVAPKDCYNEGIDIYKKIEDAGIPVITIDFHEEKLENHKKSIELMGQLLGKEEKAVEVFDYYKAQQEKVTSKLDKITTPEPRVYHENAMDPNEMSTSHSSAYMWGSMLNQMRGDVIADGVIEKTAVMSEEYLLKSNPEVILFTGSYWANKPDSLRLGFLSDEKTAKETLEPFKHREGWENLDAIKNNRVYGANIGIGRDITDFAGFQMAAKALYPDVFSDVDPEANLRDFYDKYMPVKLYGKWFVEPSEN; encoded by the coding sequence ATGCATCGTAAGATGTCACTGCTACTTTGTTCCTGTTTATTCTGTTTAATTCTGGTTTTTTCTCCAGTATTAGCAGAAAAAACTGAAGTATCGCTTACAGATATTCTGGGTCGTGAAGTCAAGGTTGATGTCCCTGTAGATAATATGGCGCTGCAGTGGAGTGCTTCAGGCGGTCCGTTTTTTACACTTTTTGCTATCGAAGGGAAAGATGCAGCCTCAAAAATTGCTGCAATCGACAGAGAGAACCTGAAAGAAAACCGATATGATATCTGGGAAGCATTTTCAACAGCAGTTCCAGAACTTACATCACTACCTAACATTGAAAGTGGAAAAGACCTTAATCCGGAAACTTTGATTGCACTTCACCCTTCTGTTGTGGTTGCACCAAAGGACTGCTATAATGAAGGCATTGATATCTATAAGAAAATTGAAGATGCCGGAATTCCGGTTATAACCATTGATTTCCACGAAGAAAAACTTGAAAATCATAAAAAAAGCATCGAATTGATGGGTCAGCTTCTTGGGAAAGAAGAAAAGGCAGTTGAGGTTTTTGATTACTATAAGGCTCAACAGGAAAAAGTAACCTCAAAATTGGATAAAATTACTACTCCAGAGCCCCGTGTTTATCATGAGAATGCAATGGATCCAAATGAGATGAGCACGTCCCATAGTAGTGCATATATGTGGGGATCTATGCTTAACCAGATGCGTGGAGATGTCATTGCTGATGGGGTTATTGAAAAAACTGCAGTAATGAGTGAAGAATATCTTCTGAAAAGTAATCCGGAAGTAATTCTTTTTACCGGATCATACTGGGCAAATAAACCTGATTCATTACGACTTGGATTCCTTTCTGATGAAAAGACCGCAAAAGAAACACTTGAACCTTTTAAACATCGTGAAGGGTGGGAAAACCTTGATGCGATTAAGAATAATCGTGTCTATGGAGCAAACATTGGAATTGGTAGAGACATAACTGATTTTGCCGGTTTCCAGATGGCTGCAAAAGCTCTGTATCCTGATGTATTTTCTGATGTTGATCCGGAAGCAAACCTTCGGGATTTCTATGATAAGTATATGCCAGTCAAATTATATGGGAAATGGTTTGTTGAACCTTCAGAAAATTAA
- a CDS encoding ABC transporter substrate-binding protein, whose amino-acid sequence MLKKVIILLLLLLLVGVLFTPVIAEKTETILTDVLGREITVKTPVDSIVIQGSGGGGPFFTLLALGGTEVLNKIVAMDSTLEDNRNDVWQTYVNAIPELEKIQKTGSHTADLNLETVISLNPDVVIVPKNDYNGAVELYNKFEEAGIPVVVMDYHEETLENHKKSIELAGQLIGEEEKAADLYNFYKNQMEIVTSRLENYSGEKPRVYVECANSGADELGNSYGNYMWGALIKKCNGDNIGEGAVETYGIMNEEAILKKDPEVIIFTGSYWPKNPDSFRLGFLADEETAKGTLKPFLSREGWDTMSAMKNNRVYGINHGMSREIFDFAAFQFIAKSLYPDLFADIDPEANLKKFYDIYMPVKLTGKWMIDAGQINE is encoded by the coding sequence ATGTTAAAAAAAGTAATAATTTTATTATTATTATTGTTACTAGTAGGAGTTCTATTTACTCCAGTAATCGCTGAAAAAACAGAAACAATCCTCACAGATGTTCTGGGTAGGGAAATTACAGTAAAAACCCCTGTAGACTCAATAGTTATCCAGGGAAGTGGTGGTGGTGGCCCGTTCTTCACTCTTCTGGCCCTTGGAGGAACTGAAGTTCTCAATAAGATTGTTGCGATGGATAGCACTCTTGAGGATAATCGAAATGATGTCTGGCAAACCTATGTAAATGCTATTCCTGAACTTGAAAAAATACAGAAAACAGGCTCTCACACGGCTGATTTAAATCTTGAAACAGTAATTTCACTCAATCCTGATGTTGTGATTGTTCCAAAAAATGATTACAACGGAGCAGTAGAACTCTATAATAAATTCGAAGAGGCCGGAATTCCTGTAGTTGTCATGGATTACCATGAAGAAACACTGGAGAACCATAAAAAGAGTATAGAACTTGCCGGCCAGTTAATTGGAGAAGAGGAAAAAGCGGCTGATCTCTATAACTTTTACAAAAATCAGATGGAAATCGTTACTTCTCGTCTTGAGAATTATTCCGGCGAAAAACCCCGTGTCTATGTTGAATGTGCAAATTCCGGAGCTGACGAATTAGGGAACTCATATGGCAATTACATGTGGGGAGCACTCATCAAAAAGTGTAACGGAGATAATATCGGTGAAGGTGCTGTTGAAACCTATGGAATAATGAATGAAGAGGCAATTCTGAAAAAGGATCCTGAAGTAATTATTTTCACCGGATCTTACTGGCCAAAAAATCCTGATTCATTCAGGTTAGGATTTTTAGCTGATGAAGAAACAGCAAAAGGGACTCTGAAACCATTTTTGAGCAGAGAAGGATGGGACACCATGAGTGCAATGAAAAATAACCGGGTGTATGGTATCAATCATGGTATGAGCAGAGAGATATTCGACTTCGCTGCATTTCAGTTTATAGCAAAGTCTCTATATCCGGATCTATTTGCTGACATTGACCCTGAAGCAAATCTCAAAAAATTCTATGATATTTATATGCCAGTGAAACTGACAGGTAAATGGATGATAGATGCCGGGCAGATAAATGAATGA